One Deltaproteobacteria bacterium DNA window includes the following coding sequences:
- a CDS encoding ribbon-helix-helix protein, CopG family has protein sequence MAIVKNPKRNIKPKAEREAQAFIANAGTNQITDELRKQNKEPIMIRIDPDLLRRIDHAAKRLGISRSAFIVSSAARQVESME, from the coding sequence ATGGCTATCGTTAAAAATCCTAAACGAAATATAAAACCAAAGGCTGAGCGAGAAGCACAAGCATTTATTGCTAATGCAGGTACAAACCAAATCACCGACGAACTCCGCAAGCAAAACAAAGAACCTATTATGATCCGCATCGATCCTGATCTCTTGCGGCGGATTGATCATGCAGCAAAGCGTTTGGGCATCAGCCGCAGCGCGTTTATTGTTTCCAGTGCCGCTAGGCAAGTTGAAAGCATGGAATAA
- a CDS encoding TrfA family protein, giving the protein MTHSNTNLQSLSVPLQNIFDRVEETHKEREAAKVYQLSLWKDPQRGVPNEFVRSALFPAIQPNKARYVRGETIFSQNGFTITFTGRQLTQCDLDVYEAIMHLARGTQEGNKVRFTAYQLLKLLHRHTGKSQYKWLLDVLQGLTATAVSIERDGKRVFWGSLLPKGAADLEDGKFTVEISREMIQLFSRGYTVIEEAHRRQLAGKHLAKALHGWICSHEKPHPVTVQFLHELTGSDTKALKKFRQNLKIALDDIRAIGAITDWNIDDRDKVHIQKAPMLF; this is encoded by the coding sequence ATGACACACTCAAACACTAATCTTCAATCGCTGTCGGTTCCCTTGCAGAACATCTTTGATCGTGTGGAAGAGACACATAAAGAGCGCGAGGCTGCCAAGGTGTATCAGCTATCCCTGTGGAAAGACCCCCAACGAGGAGTTCCTAACGAGTTTGTCCGTTCCGCGCTTTTTCCGGCTATTCAACCCAACAAAGCCCGTTATGTCAGGGGCGAAACGATTTTCAGCCAGAACGGTTTTACGATCACGTTCACTGGAAGACAGTTAACGCAATGTGACCTCGATGTTTACGAAGCGATTATGCACCTTGCCCGTGGGACCCAAGAGGGGAATAAAGTGCGTTTCACCGCTTACCAACTCTTAAAGTTGCTTCATCGTCACACTGGAAAATCTCAATACAAATGGCTGCTCGATGTTTTGCAAGGGTTGACTGCGACGGCGGTCTCCATTGAACGTGACGGGAAGAGAGTTTTTTGGGGTTCCTTATTACCCAAAGGAGCCGCCGACTTAGAAGATGGTAAGTTTACCGTCGAAATCAGCCGAGAAATGATTCAACTCTTCTCTAGGGGCTATACTGTCATTGAGGAGGCCCATCGTCGACAATTAGCGGGAAAGCACCTAGCGAAAGCTCTGCATGGATGGATATGTAGTCATGAGAAACCTCATCCTGTCACAGTTCAATTCCTTCATGAGCTTACTGGCAGCGATACTAAGGCTTTGAAAAAATTCCGGCAAAATCTCAAAATTGCCCTTGATGATATTCGCGCAATAGGGGCGATTACTGATTGGAACATTGACGACAGAGACAAGGTTCACATCCAAAAAGCTCCGATGCTTTTCTGA
- a CDS encoding XRE family transcriptional regulator → MKQKEEIPVIKGSGNVFADIGCGDAAELQVKAELARQIYRRIKALHLTPMEVAQQLDLQPAEVSQLANAQYTGFSTDRLLRILTVLGINVDIVLSPQYGRKKNKQGTVRVVALE, encoded by the coding sequence ATGAAACAGAAAGAGGAGATTCCAGTCATTAAGGGAAGCGGCAACGTGTTTGCGGACATCGGCTGTGGAGATGCAGCAGAGTTGCAAGTCAAGGCGGAATTGGCCCGGCAGATTTACCGCCGTATTAAAGCGTTACACTTAACCCCAATGGAAGTCGCTCAGCAGCTCGACTTGCAACCCGCAGAAGTATCGCAGCTTGCAAACGCTCAGTACACCGGTTTTTCGACAGACCGGCTCCTTAGGATACTGACGGTGCTAGGAATAAACGTCGACATCGTCTTATCCCCCCAGTATGGCAGGAAGAAGAATAAGCAAGGAACCGTTCGCGTTGTGGCCTTGGAATAG